TCGATCCGCAGTTGCCGGCCTGCCTGCGCGGCGACGCGATGCGTCTGCGGCAGGTGCTGCTCAACCTGATCGGCAACGCCGTGAAATTCACCGAGCGCGGCCAGGTCGCCGTGGCGCTGGAGGTCGCGAGGATCGAGGGTGGATTCGCGGCGGTGCGTTTCCGCGTGCGCGATACCGGCATCGGCATCGAGGCGGCGCTGTTGCCGCGGCTGTTCGAGAAATTCACGCAGGGCGACAGCTCGATGACCCGCCGCTACGGCGGCTCGGGGCTCGGGCTGGCCATCTCGCAGAGCCTCGTGCGCGGCATGGGCGGCGAGATCGAGGTCGAGAGCACGCACGGGCGCGGCAGCGAGTTCACCTTCGAGCTCACTTGGCCGCTGGTCCATCGCGCGACGGTGGTGCCGGCCCTGGCGGCGAGCGAAGCCGCGCCGATGCGCTTCGCCGGCCGCGTGCTCGTGGCGGAGGACGATTGGGGCAACCAGAAGGTGATCGCGCTGATGTTGCACCGCCTTGGCGTGGAGGCGGTGTTGGTCGACAACGGCGCCGATGCCGTCGCGCGTGCCACGGAAGGCGGCTGGGCGCTCGTGCTGATGGACATGCAGATGCCCGGGATGGATGGCACGGAGGCGACGCGGCTCATCCGCGAGCGACTCGAGGGCCGGCCGCTGCCGGTCGTCGCGCTCACCGCGAACGTGCGGTCCGAGGATCGCGAAGCGTGCCTCGCGGCGGGCATGAACGATTTCCTGACCAAGCCGGTGCGGCAGGATCAGCTGCGCGCGTGTCTGGCGCGGTGGCTGCCGCCGGCGGTTTGAGGTGCGGTTGCGGGGTCGCGGTTGCGCAACGGGCGGGCTTCGCTACGGTGCGCGCATGCACTCCCGCACCTTCCTCGCCACCGTGGCCGTGTTGGCCGCCTCCACGCTCCTGACCGCCAAGGTCGTCACGCAAGCCGTCCCGTATGAACACGACGGCGTGAAGCTCGAAGGCTTCCTCGCCTATGACGACGCCGTCATGACGCCGCGTCCGGGCGTGCTCGTGTTGCCTGAGTGGTGGGGCCTGAACGATTACGCGAAGAGCCGCGCGACGCAGCTCGCGGAGCTCGGCTACGTGGCGTTCGCGGTGGATTACTACGGCGCCGGCGTGACGACCACGGAGGCGAGCCGCGCGAGCGAGCTGGCGAAGCCATTCTACGGCGACGCGAAAAAGTGGGCCGCGCGCGGTCGCGCCGGGCTCGACCAGCTGCTGGCGACGGGCAAGGTCGCGCCGGACAAGGTGGCGGCGATCGGCTTCTGCTTCGGCGGTTCGGCGGCGCAGGTGCTGGCCTACAGCGGCGCGCCGCTGGCCGGCATCGTGAGTTTCCATGGTTCGCCGATCGCGGCGTGGGACGGCGCGAGCAACCACGCGAAGATCCTCATGCTGCACGGCGCGGCGGACCTCTTCATCAAGCCCGAGGAAATCGCGGCGTGGGAAAAGGCGGCCGACGCCGGCAAGTTCGACTGGCAGTGGGTTGCCTACGCCGGCGCGGTGCACGCGTTCAGCAATCCCGGCGCCGACGAACTCGGGAAGAAGAACAACATCCCGGTGCGCTACAACGAGCCGGCGGCGCGCCGTTCGTGGGAGCACATGAAGCTGTTCTTCGCGGAACTGTTCGCGAAGTAAGCCGGCGCGACGGGGATTGCGCCGAGCGCGTGGACGGCGTTGGATGCGGGCGTGGATCACGCCCGCATC
This window of the Candidatus Didemnitutus sp. genome carries:
- a CDS encoding dienelactone hydrolase family protein, producing the protein MHSRTFLATVAVLAASTLLTAKVVTQAVPYEHDGVKLEGFLAYDDAVMTPRPGVLVLPEWWGLNDYAKSRATQLAELGYVAFAVDYYGAGVTTTEASRASELAKPFYGDAKKWAARGRAGLDQLLATGKVAPDKVAAIGFCFGGSAAQVLAYSGAPLAGIVSFHGSPIAAWDGASNHAKILMLHGAADLFIKPEEIAAWEKAADAGKFDWQWVAYAGAVHAFSNPGADELGKKNNIPVRYNEPAARRSWEHMKLFFAELFAK